The DNA sequence CGCGATTGGCAGCCAATTTTACCTGCAGAATTTTGCTTCCACTCAGGCAGGAATACTCACAAGCAATTTTCATTTTCTCTCTTTCAATACCTTCTTAGCGGCCTTTGGCATGTCTTCCCAGTGATTTTTCGAAAAGGATGCCACCGCTTCCGGGTCATCCTTTGCCGCAAATTTCAGAAGACGGGCCACTCCCTTTTGAACCATAATATTGGAATCATTTAGAAGCTGCTCGGCAATGGCAAGAGCCTCTTCTGTTCCAACAACCAAATGGGAACCCGCTTCCGATTTGGGTAAAAACAGGGTGGTGGCTGCCGCCCGTCGTCGCCACGGGTTCTGGCTCGTTGTCCATTTTCGAACGCTGGCTAACCGCTCCGGGTATTTCTTCAAAAGAAAAGCCAATTCTTTGCTCAAAGCATCGCCAAGTGTGGCATCGTCCACATCATCCAGCCAGCGGCTCAAATAATCAAACACCGTCCACTCGTAATCCTGCCGATAAAAATTGAGCAGATGAACCGCCAGGCGCTTTTCCTCCCAGATGTCCGAATTCCACAGCTCTTTCAAAAAGGGATACGCGCGATTGAGAGAAAATCGACGTCCCCGATCGATGTAAAACTCCTTCGCCAACTGGTGGATCCTATCTGCCGTCACTCCGAGTACCCGTGCAGAGGTTTTGAGCAGCCGGGCGGACCGTTCCGCCTGATCGGGATCACCGTAGCTCGCCAGCGTCTGACGAAGGGCCTCAAAAGATTCAGACAATTTAGACATGATCCTAATTCTTCCCCTTTTTAAAGTTAATTTCGATTAATCTTACAATTTCGTCCATCCCGTTTTCTCCGAGGATTTCTACCCAGGAGGGCCGTCCTCCCCCTTTTACCGGCTGAAGGACGCGGATGTCATCAAGCCACTCCCTGAAATTAATCGCCTCTGTTTCAGGGCGGGCCAGAATAAGACGCCAGGCATCTTTCATCCGCACAAAAACCGCCGTGCTCAGGTTTGCTTCACGTACGAGGTTTTGCGCCACCTGCTTGGCATCGGTAAAATCGACGGAATCAAAAACATGAAGAACAAAGGGTTGACCCGTCTTTTTGGCGTGATCCGCCAGCGCGAGAGCCTGTTGTTGGGCCCAAAATTCCTTGAGTCTCTGGATTTCCTTTTTTTGCGCCTTTACGTCCGTTTTCAAGTCCTTCACGCGCGCCAACAAGTCTTCTTCACCGGCGGTTAATTCCTGATTTAAATTCCTTGTGATGTGCCACAGCAACCGGTAGTGTCGAATAGCCCGCCTGCCCGCGTAAAAGAAGAGCCGCACATTACCCCGCAGTTTTTCCCACCGAACAATCTTCACCAGCTGCACTTCCCCTGTCCGGCCAACATGCGTCCCCCCGCAGGGATCCAGATCAAAATCATCGATTTCAACGAGACGGATTTT is a window from the Calditrichota bacterium genome containing:
- a CDS encoding DNA alkylation repair protein produces the protein MSKLSESFEALRQTLASYGDPDQAERSARLLKTSARVLGVTADRIHQLAKEFYIDRGRRFSLNRAYPFLKELWNSDIWEEKRLAVHLLNFYRQDYEWTVFDYLSRWLDDVDDATLGDALSKELAFLLKKYPERLASVRKWTTSQNPWRRRAAATTLFLPKSEAGSHLVVGTEEALAIAEQLLNDSNIMVQKGVARLLKFAAKDDPEAVASFSKNHWEDMPKAAKKVLKERK